GGTTAAACTGAGTATTAAGGGTATCGCAGGAGTTGGTTTGTGTGCAAGGTGTGGTTTAAAGAAGGATAATTTACATGTATTGCGTGGGTGTGTGTGGGCTTAACAGGTATGGAAGTTGCTTCCTAATATTCCTTTAGGGGACAATATTTCTTCGTTCAAAGAACGGTTAGCTTTGCTTATGAAGTCCATGAATTTTCAGCATGTTGAGCTTTTTGGTATGTGTGCTTCGCAAATTTGGAGCTCATGATGATCTTTGTTTTAATAAACTCTATGATCTCCAGAGACCAGAGATTTGTTTCTATAAGGCTCAAGACATTCTCAAGGAATATGAGTTGATGAATGGTTGCAAAAAGCATCACTGTAAGCGAGAAGCTATGAAATGGGTGCCTCCAGACCTTGATTTTGTTAAAATCAATGTCAATGGGGCGGTTAATATCCATGAGGACCAtacggagtcggattattatcaaactttatcgttgtgatattgtactaataatttaaagcatacgaaattaacaaaatatatttttcaaatacaatttaacaaaaaaatatgtactttgaattcaagtttaacatgagaaatattcctaatactacaatttaacaaaattttctcgcattttgatttggcgtattttatttctcttgatctgatttgtcgtattttgattgattgatctaaataaaaatgccaagtagtttttcaaaatcgaaaattacaattagtatgagagagatcttgaattagtcacgtccagaattttaaaggaaacaaaatattgggttaaaagtcaaattcaaagtcggatttccttcagggtcggagtcgggtcggagtgtcggatttttaataaggtccaactccggtccgtctctaactcggattcggTTCGTGAAGtcggataaccttttcctcGGACTCGAATCGAACTATTTTCCTCGAATCGAGTCAGACTAGGGtcggattcggactgaattgccatcACTAATTGAAGCTTTCCTTGTAGTTAGTTATAACACTCCTATTAAACCTTCAAGGTGAGTTTATTTTATCACAATCATatgaatttatataaaaataagcgATCGATGACTTTATTTTCAGTGAGTAATTGTTTTGAAATCATTGATTGATATCACTTTGGGCACTGTTCTGACTTCTGAATTGATCACACCTCGCTAAGAGTAAAGAGAATAAAACCCAAAAGAGATAGAGTGTGCGTGAAACAAAAAAGATGGCAGAAGGTTGGAAAAGTTTTTGGTGCAACAGATTTGCATTTCTTGAAAGTTATACCAAATTCACTAAGCGCGATAATCCTTTACCTTCTTGGTCTGATGACGATATCAACTCCTTCATCGCCATTGATCCTATTCATGGCCCCACTGTATATCTCTTTCTACTCTTTCTTTTTAATGGCTTTGCTTCAACTTTATTTTTGATTCTGGATTTTTTTGCTGATATCAATACTCGCGTttgatttttcttcttgtttttgatATGGTTTTGTCTTGGTTTTAGCGATGAACATGAAAATTCTGTCAGTACTTTCATTGGTTTACTTAAATGAGGCAAATTTAatcgttttttttttggtctttTATTAAGTTTTGCGTCAgctttagttttgattttggaTTTATTTGAAATTTCAGTATTTAGGTttgatttttcttcttgtttatGATGTAGATTTGTCTAGTTTTATCGATGACCATGAAAATTTTAGTATTAGTCTCATCGATTTACTTAGATTAGGAAAATTTGATTGTTTTTCTGGAGGGAGTTTGCATTTTTGATGTTGATTACAGCTGAGTTTGTTGCCTTGCTTGAGAAGTTTAGAACTTTATGAGTATTATGAATGTGGTTgctaataattattttacttGAGAACAATCTAACATTTGAACACATGAACAAATTTTGAGGTCAATCCAATTTGATTAGGTGATCTGCAGATGGGTGTACTTTATCGAACATCTGCTTccaaatttattcatatttttgggtttacttttaaaaaaaaggtgTAATTTTCGTTTGAGTTGTTCAGATAGAATCAGATTAATATTCACAATCGTTGTTGTAGAAGTTGACAGTGGGCAAGCTTTTAATGCTCTTTTCCTTTAAACATGGGATTAGTTTGGATTTTGGACCTTAAGTTTTTCTATCTGTAGTCTCAGTATGGCAGTTGTCCagaattatatttttgaaactGATGATCAGTTAATAATTAATGCATCTCTTTAATCTAAACCTTTTTACAGCTGAGAATTGCTAGGGAAGCAGTAAAGTATGGCCTAATTGGAAGTGCTGTTGGAGCGGTCTCAACTGCAGGCTTTTGTTGGAAATACTCAAAGAGTCCCCATGGTATTTAACCACTTTACGTATTCACCTTATGCATGTTGCTTGTCTCTTGTCTGCTTATTCTGCTGCATTTTCAGCTTATGTACCTGGTGCATACTCTTTGACCTCTTGTGTAGACTGCACAAAAGCTGATGTCTATGTTCAAATCATGAGTGGCTTTTGACATCATATAAACATGGAATGTGAGATTTAATCACGTAACGCAACCTGGAACGACGATTCCAAATATCCATAAAACGCGATTCAAATTGCTCAAGGTGTTGTCTCGATCCGGCAAACCTTTTGTCATAGGTATTTTGGCCTCCATTTGTAGATTAAAGAAGAAAGAAGGGACGAAATTAAGAGATAAAGCCTAGAAAACTAAAAAcgatcaacataaaaaaaatcttaaagcaaaacaatcaattttattttcttttaaaattaaacacCCCCTCCCATTCGAATTACTTCTTTTGGTATATTCAcatcaaatgtctcatttaatttttttctttatttacgcACTCATGAGATTCTAGCTATTTACACAATTGCCattaaattacatatttttCTTACTTTTACCCTTTTCACTCCCCCCTCATGGTCCAATGTGGCCCCATCCCCCTTCTTTTAAATTTGGGCATTTTCAAATATGACATTTGACTAGAGTAGGAGAGATAAGTTTTTATGCGTAATTTATCTCACACCCAATCGTTTTAGAATCAATCTAGGTTGCACTCTCATTTCAAATCGAATATCGTTCCAGGTAACATTGTTTGATATGATAATAGTGACGGCAGATACAAGGTGATACATGTCAAAAAGTGAGGATTATTATAAATGGTTTACGTGATGGCAAGCctaaaggttatgtttaatatAATGTTACTAAGTACATACATAATCAcatgctgattttttttttcaaaaaacgtttaaataaTCTCTTCTATAACTTCCTTTGATAATGGATGTGAGTGGTACATCAACATTATAATGGAACATGTTTTGTTTGAGGCTTTGTAATCTCTTCATTTGCTCAACATTTGTGAGTAAGCGTGGTTTATTGAGTGACTTTTATTTCTAAGAAtgaaatcattttcatttttgggATTACTTTGAGGTGAGATTTCATTGATGTTTCAAAATAAGACTTAAATTGTGTTGTACTAGGAGGAACTAAGTGGTGTCTCTGATGAAATGAAATTGTAGAGGAAGAAATCAATGCAAAATGGGTCTATTGAGAAGGAAAAAGCTATCATTTCAATGGAATGTGGTTGAAAGAGAAAAGATGGAGGTAAGTTCTTGTCAAGGAGATGACCAAATACTTGATAGGGGTTTGACAAAGTGACATTTTAGAATTATTCACGCCTTTGATATATACTGCATCGTGCTCTTTGGTCTCTACCTGATAAGAGATATATGGGAGGGATAAAGGGTTTTGAGGGATGTAGTTTTGTtgactattttaatttttatggtgAATTTTGAATAATGTTGCTTATGGTCTTTTTTAACTTCTTACGGTGGATTGTGAACAATGTTATATAATTTGGAGCTCACTATAGTTTGCGGTTCATTTCCCAGGGGAAGGGCTTGGGGGATGTAGTATGTGGTTTTGTTAACTTCGAATTATGCTTTGTGAATAGTTTTACAATTTGTATTTCTTCTGTTTGCAATTCACTCCCTTTGAGGGTTCTTTGGTACATATTTGGGAAGAGAATCATGATAATGTTTTAGTAGGTCACATagaatttttaataatctatgcataaattttttattaacatatGTATTTACTTTTATGTTTTGGGTTTAACTAATCAGTAGTTAATTATTTAGGCGAGACATGTTGGACATATGTATTAGTATTGATCCGCACAAGCTTGGACACTAAACTTAACTAATCATAGAAGGTTGTGTATTAATATGTTTACAAGGCTATTAGTAtgcattgaaaaaaataaaatttattgaaACAACATtgataactttttataaaagtGTAACAATAACAAAACGTTGAAAAAAACCAAGTTGGACGAAATGATGATCTTAACAAGCTTAAACGACCTTTTCATTTCCAATCATCCAACAATCCCTCATGGAAGAATTCTTTGCCACATCGCCATCTTGTCCTCTTCTAAACAATAATTTTTTGGATCAAAATACCATTTTCTGTAAAGGCCATTCTTATAGCTCTAGGTCATTCGAGATGACAAATGCAAAGTGGTGTCAATATGCACCACCATGTCAATTCTATCTTTTTTAGACATCGTAAATGTTTATAAATGCTCCAAATCTATGTGTTGAAGGACTAACATATTGACCTAAGATGTTTTCTTGT
The sequence above is drawn from the Amaranthus tricolor cultivar Red isolate AtriRed21 chromosome 5, ASM2621246v1, whole genome shotgun sequence genome and encodes:
- the LOC130812899 gene encoding succinate dehydrogenase subunit 6, mitochondrial-like; the protein is MAEGWKSFWCNRFAFLESYTKFTKRDNPLPSWSDDDINSFIAIDPIHGPTLRIAREAVKYGLIGSAVGAVSTAGFCWKYSKSPHGAVLALGAGAVFGWTFGHEIGNHALQLYKLDTLTAQAKFMEWWEKKAEGSS